One window of the Acaryochloris sp. CCMEE 5410 genome contains the following:
- a CDS encoding cell wall metabolism sensor histidine kinase WalK has product MMEHSREIEQLSTRNAELELLLLQRTFELEILSELSHQVSYLLGDKDLLSLLINSLDRVLPIDVAAGLISVPGDLQLVFNSTHPLSDQAQADIRERLLAGFSLMNGVSSAETNVSLQRSKPHADCPPLYRLASMVMVPMLVETTGQPDRPETVGMLLIGATAPNAFTQSHLRFLFTVANQGAVSLGRLRSHLSAEKHRLAQFTTYFSEGVVIVSREGHILFTNEVAQQLLPQLADIDYQQRLQNFAQKPLEEWLLGDEPRLWQDIPRLDLTQPPLEVMVQQSTPLSTTDCYTLIIREVRATANLEQLKDQLIATISHELRTPLTLIYAPLEMLASGCIGNLTDEGLQLLDIAIQSANQLKLLIENILELSQLESGLITMQFEPCNAKVLVEKAIALMANTAEQAEIRIEQQASQSEVRSNLAIEPFTCWVDPDYILQAFKHLLDNAIKFSAPESRVTLEVVDQASCILFRVIDEGMGISAEQLSYIFARFQQGDSSRCRTYDGMGIGLAICDRIIHLHGGEIWAESVLQQGSTFSFTLPKARQSL; this is encoded by the coding sequence ATGATGGAACATTCAAGGGAAATAGAGCAATTATCGACGCGGAATGCTGAGCTGGAATTGTTATTGCTCCAGCGAACCTTTGAGCTAGAGATATTGTCTGAGTTGTCACACCAGGTGAGTTATCTTCTGGGCGATAAAGATTTACTCAGTTTGCTGATCAATAGTCTTGATCGTGTATTACCCATTGATGTTGCCGCTGGACTGATATCTGTACCGGGTGATCTGCAATTAGTCTTCAATTCCACCCATCCGCTCAGCGATCAGGCTCAAGCTGACATTCGAGAGCGACTGCTGGCTGGATTTAGTTTGATGAATGGGGTATCCTCAGCCGAGACGAATGTCTCCTTGCAAAGAAGTAAACCCCATGCAGATTGTCCACCGCTGTATCGCCTGGCATCGATGGTTATGGTACCGATGCTGGTGGAAACAACAGGGCAACCCGATCGTCCTGAGACCGTTGGTATGTTGCTGATAGGGGCTACGGCCCCAAATGCCTTTACCCAAAGTCATCTTCGTTTTCTGTTCACTGTCGCCAATCAAGGAGCCGTATCTTTAGGGCGGTTACGATCGCATCTCTCCGCTGAGAAACATCGCCTAGCGCAATTCACCACCTATTTTTCTGAGGGGGTCGTTATTGTTAGTCGAGAGGGCCATATTCTCTTCACCAATGAAGTTGCTCAACAACTGTTGCCACAATTAGCTGATATTGACTACCAACAGCGCCTGCAAAACTTTGCCCAAAAGCCCCTCGAAGAATGGCTTTTGGGGGATGAACCTCGACTGTGGCAGGATATCCCCCGTCTGGATCTGACTCAGCCGCCATTAGAAGTCATGGTGCAGCAATCGACCCCACTCTCCACCACCGATTGTTATACCCTGATTATTCGAGAGGTTCGGGCGACCGCAAACCTGGAACAACTGAAAGATCAGCTGATTGCCACCATTAGCCATGAACTCCGTACTCCTTTGACCCTGATTTACGCCCCTTTAGAAATGCTGGCCAGTGGGTGTATCGGGAACTTAACGGATGAAGGGTTGCAATTGTTAGACATTGCAATTCAAAGTGCCAACCAGCTCAAGCTTCTGATCGAAAATATCTTGGAGTTGAGCCAGCTAGAATCTGGCTTGATTACCATGCAGTTTGAACCTTGCAATGCCAAGGTGTTGGTGGAGAAAGCGATCGCTTTGATGGCTAATACAGCAGAACAGGCAGAGATCAGGATAGAACAGCAAGCCTCCCAATCTGAGGTAAGAAGCAACTTAGCCATTGAGCCTTTTACTTGCTGGGTAGATCCCGATTATATTTTGCAAGCCTTTAAACATTTACTGGATAATGCCATCAAATTTTCTGCCCCAGAAAGTCGAGTGACCCTTGAAGTGGTGGATCAAGCCTCCTGCATTTTGTTCAGGGTGATCGATGAAGGGATGGGAATCTCCGCTGAACAGCTCTCCTATATTTTTGCTCGCTTCCAGCAAGGAGATAGCTCCAGATGTCGCACTTACGATGGGATGGGGATTGGTCTTGCTATTTGCGATCGCATTATCCATCTGCATGGAGGCGAAATTTGGGCTGAAAGTGTCCTGCAACAAGGCAGTACATTTTCCTTCACCCTACCCAAAGCCCGCCAAAGCCTTTAA
- a CDS encoding ATPase domain-containing protein, whose amino-acid sequence MTTPRARKSLGKLPTHIPGLDPILSGGIPELSINIVTGPPGAGKTIFTQQILYSNASPDRKALYLVTLSEPSVKLLHYLQRFSFFDAEKVGSDVNYLDIGEVIREKGLEDATNVIVKHVQEHKPSIVAIDSFKAIHDMAKDPVEVRKFGYDLSVQLTTWGVTALLIGEYTPEEIESEPIFAIADGIIQLHNMHQGLHYQRYVNVLKLRGESYSTGLHPFDIDNTGLTVYPRIKTVEESGEIILSQRQRVSTGVDELDTMLEGGVPQGSATMVAGGAGTGKTLLGLHLITAGVKAGEPGVIVTFQENPQQLREIAYSFGWDLEEMEKQGLLVHLYSSPVELQPDIHAARVKEAVKKVGAKRVLLDSLKDIEIATPDKVRFKDYIYSLVNQFKLQGVTTLLTNEIPEMFGPFQLSEYGVSFVVDNVILLRYLELTGRMGRAISIMKVRGSQHSKEIRSFEITNQGIRIDQMVKAQTGVLTGIPVFRERNKDLLYLPTKARYVVEVLQEKGLSSANALSQLTGLGLEDLSQELETLREQGMVVVTQTDDQDLYKATL is encoded by the coding sequence ATGACAACGCCACGTGCTCGCAAATCCTTAGGCAAGTTACCCACCCATATTCCCGGTTTAGACCCTATCCTTTCAGGCGGTATTCCCGAACTATCCATCAATATTGTCACGGGCCCCCCTGGGGCGGGGAAGACGATTTTTACCCAGCAAATTCTCTATAGCAATGCCAGCCCCGATCGCAAGGCCCTCTATCTCGTCACCCTCTCGGAACCGTCCGTCAAGCTGCTCCATTACTTGCAGCGATTTAGTTTTTTTGATGCCGAAAAAGTCGGCAGTGATGTCAATTATCTCGATATTGGTGAAGTGATCCGGGAAAAGGGTCTGGAAGATGCCACCAATGTGATTGTCAAGCATGTGCAGGAGCACAAGCCGTCAATCGTGGCGATTGATAGTTTTAAGGCCATTCATGATATGGCTAAAGATCCGGTTGAAGTCCGTAAGTTTGGTTATGATCTGTCGGTCCAGCTCACCACTTGGGGCGTGACGGCATTACTGATTGGTGAGTACACGCCAGAAGAAATTGAGAGTGAACCGATTTTTGCGATCGCAGACGGTATCATCCAACTCCACAATATGCATCAAGGACTGCATTACCAGCGCTACGTGAACGTCCTTAAGCTCAGGGGGGAAAGCTACTCAACCGGGCTTCATCCTTTCGACATCGACAATACCGGTCTCACCGTTTATCCCCGGATTAAAACGGTGGAAGAATCGGGTGAAATTATCCTCAGTCAACGGCAGCGAGTGTCCACAGGGGTGGATGAGCTAGATACGATGCTCGAAGGGGGCGTTCCTCAAGGGTCAGCCACGATGGTAGCGGGAGGCGCTGGCACGGGTAAGACACTCTTGGGACTCCATTTAATTACGGCAGGGGTCAAAGCTGGAGAACCCGGCGTCATTGTCACCTTTCAAGAGAATCCTCAACAGCTGCGGGAGATTGCCTATTCCTTCGGTTGGGATTTGGAAGAGATGGAAAAGCAGGGGCTACTGGTGCATCTTTACAGCTCTCCCGTGGAACTGCAGCCCGATATCCATGCTGCCCGCGTCAAGGAAGCCGTCAAAAAGGTGGGGGCCAAACGCGTGCTGCTCGATTCTCTGAAAGATATTGAAATTGCCACCCCGGATAAGGTGCGCTTCAAAGACTATATTTACTCCCTCGTCAACCAATTCAAGTTGCAAGGGGTCACCACCCTACTCACCAATGAAATTCCCGAAATGTTTGGACCATTTCAATTGAGTGAATACGGCGTCTCATTTGTCGTCGATAATGTGATTTTGCTGCGTTATCTGGAACTAACCGGACGCATGGGACGGGCGATCAGCATTATGAAGGTGCGGGGGTCCCAACATAGTAAGGAAATTCGCTCCTTTGAAATCACCAATCAGGGCATTCGGATTGACCAGATGGTCAAAGCTCAGACGGGCGTATTAACGGGAATTCCTGTATTTAGAGAGCGCAATAAAGATCTGCTCTATTTACCAACCAAGGCTCGCTATGTGGTTGAGGTGTTGCAGGAGAAAGGACTGTCCAGTGCCAATGCCCTGTCTCAACTCACAGGCTTAGGGCTTGAAGATCTCTCCCAGGAGCTAGAAACCCTGAGGGAACAGGGCATGGTGGTGGTTACGCAAACAGACGATCAGGACCTCTATAAGGCAACGCTATAG
- a CDS encoding family 10 glycosylhydrolase, protein MTKTFSWLPLALCSLALPASISMAPVQAQVPGFCHSPAGEAKAKLSLLRAAIAGDTEAQRAYDRQVAEDARELQQCRARNWPQNQAIWLRLHECDLEPGVLDTLLDRIVSRGYNQVYVEVFYNGRVLLPSSNNPTAWPSEIRNPKYANRDLLAEAIQKGRARGLKVYAWMFSLNYGHPYTQRPDRQSAMARNGYGQTSLTLNDHTDASISLDGDIDNAFVDPYSPQARQDYAQMLQAILQRRPDGVLFDYIRYPRQKGAASVSSKLNDLWIFGNAAQQALINRATNQKGRTVIQRYLQQGRISAGELKSIDAQYPQEKAALWQGRNLPSSQLPPIDIRTTRLNWDLWLLSVAHAYQGIVDYLSIFATTSMRQGIPAGAAFFPDANRRIGKGYDSRMQPWHRFPKNIEWHAMSYGTCGDTSCIVQQVEQVLQRTSAAQVKPVIAGQWGRAFRSRPSLEVQMAAIRRVAPQIRTVSHFDFSWQDPQFANARRSCRVTLLPGEDNVQSSIVPE, encoded by the coding sequence ATGACAAAGACATTTTCTTGGTTGCCTCTGGCACTTTGTTCTCTGGCCTTGCCCGCTAGCATCAGCATGGCGCCCGTCCAGGCGCAAGTGCCAGGCTTCTGTCATTCCCCAGCCGGTGAAGCCAAAGCCAAACTCAGCCTCCTACGCGCAGCCATTGCTGGAGATACTGAAGCTCAGCGGGCCTATGACCGACAAGTCGCTGAAGATGCTCGTGAACTACAGCAATGTCGAGCCCGCAATTGGCCCCAAAATCAGGCTATTTGGCTGCGGTTGCATGAATGTGACTTAGAACCCGGTGTCCTCGATACACTGCTGGATCGGATCGTCAGTCGGGGCTATAACCAAGTTTATGTAGAGGTGTTTTACAACGGTCGTGTCTTGCTGCCCTCCAGCAATAATCCAACTGCTTGGCCCTCAGAGATTCGCAATCCCAAGTATGCCAATCGGGATTTACTGGCAGAGGCGATTCAAAAAGGGCGAGCCAGAGGTCTGAAGGTCTATGCTTGGATGTTTAGCCTCAATTATGGTCACCCCTATACTCAACGTCCCGATCGGCAATCGGCCATGGCCCGCAATGGCTACGGTCAAACGAGTTTGACCCTCAATGATCACACGGATGCCAGTATTAGCTTAGATGGTGACATTGATAACGCCTTTGTGGACCCCTACAGCCCCCAGGCCCGCCAAGATTATGCTCAGATGCTGCAAGCAATATTACAGCGTCGCCCGGATGGTGTCCTGTTTGACTATATTCGCTACCCCAGGCAAAAGGGGGCAGCTTCCGTGAGCAGTAAGCTTAATGATCTATGGATTTTTGGTAATGCAGCCCAACAAGCCTTGATTAACCGAGCCACGAATCAAAAGGGGCGGACCGTCATCCAACGCTATCTGCAGCAGGGACGGATTTCGGCTGGAGAACTCAAAAGCATCGATGCCCAATACCCCCAGGAGAAAGCTGCCCTCTGGCAAGGCCGCAACCTCCCTAGCAGTCAGTTACCACCGATTGACATTCGCACCACACGCCTTAATTGGGATTTATGGCTGCTCAGTGTCGCCCATGCCTATCAAGGGATTGTGGACTATCTATCGATTTTTGCCACCACCTCCATGCGCCAAGGGATTCCCGCCGGGGCAGCCTTTTTCCCCGATGCTAATCGTCGGATCGGGAAAGGCTATGACTCCAGAATGCAGCCCTGGCATCGGTTCCCCAAAAATATTGAATGGCATGCCATGTCCTATGGCACCTGTGGTGATACAAGCTGTATTGTTCAGCAAGTAGAGCAGGTCTTGCAGCGAACTAGCGCTGCCCAAGTCAAACCTGTGATTGCAGGCCAATGGGGACGGGCATTTCGCAGTCGCCCCTCCTTAGAAGTTCAAATGGCAGCCATTCGTCGGGTTGCTCCCCAAATTCGGACGGTCAGCCATTTTGACTTTTCCTGGCAAGATCCACAGTTTGCCAATGCCCGCCGCTCTTGTCGCGTTACCCTGCTGCCAGGAGAGGATAATGTGCAATCTTCTATTGTTCCTGAGTGA
- a CDS encoding ATPase domain-containing protein, which yields MPEIKLLPTSVPNLDAVLGGGIPAYSLNVIAGSPGSGKTILAQQILFSYIQNQSEAKALYLSTLSEPSMKVVRYMQYFSFFDGAVFGERVIYQDVGSFLIEHPLTAVADQIMALVNDHRAEVLVIDSFKAIHDLAKDEGDFRRFCFDVSIRLASSRCTSFLVNECDQTLITKSTEFAIADGIFYLSISERAGTPSRFLQVYKMRGRDSQMEPFPFLISDDGIKVLSPALTLRRREHNLEVEEDTLSTGISGLDNLLKGGIPLGRSLILSGVSGTGKTTFALQFLIEGASQQERGLLLSFEETRDRLYRSAIGFGWDIDRYEQEGLLRVLFIPQTDIRIEEQLEQLIQEVESFQPRRLVVDSLSVFLYRVQDPAIQREKTFQLATLMQRVGGVGILISDIPANDTRRLSRFGVEETIADGTLVLSTEMVGKRRERYLEIFKMRAADYVAGRHRMEITDTGIQVFYINDREPPETVPNIASTPFSFQPVQPLFQGDLSFETTWLVRGESGLGKTTLAYQFLMEGLKSQDSVLYIGADVPTPRTLKALEELSFLPQPYIESGQLRLLDIFGYSSHSLNIEDTEVFLYKLAQHLDEMPKPCRVITDSLTPLAIAHSHSDFVSLIYRKNRLLHQPSVVLFDIFLKGILEPELRSSLVNAYDISIELYRPDWGEMHQLGNSGYPSLRITKARGVKADTRPYPYRIRDGEGVVVQTDYY from the coding sequence ATGCCAGAGATTAAACTACTGCCCACGAGTGTTCCCAACCTAGATGCAGTGTTGGGAGGTGGAATTCCTGCCTATTCCCTCAATGTGATTGCCGGATCACCGGGGAGTGGTAAAACCATTCTGGCCCAGCAGATTCTCTTTAGCTATATCCAAAATCAGTCCGAAGCCAAAGCCCTGTACTTAAGCACCCTGTCTGAACCTTCCATGAAAGTGGTGCGCTATATGCAGTACTTCAGCTTTTTTGATGGAGCAGTGTTTGGCGAACGGGTGATTTATCAGGATGTGGGGTCTTTTTTGATTGAACATCCCCTAACCGCCGTTGCCGACCAGATTATGGCATTGGTGAATGATCACCGCGCCGAAGTCTTGGTAATCGACTCCTTTAAAGCCATCCATGATTTGGCTAAAGATGAAGGAGATTTCCGCCGTTTTTGCTTTGATGTCTCGATTCGTCTGGCCAGTTCTCGCTGTACGTCGTTTCTGGTGAATGAATGTGACCAAACCCTGATTACGAAGAGTACGGAGTTTGCGATCGCAGACGGTATCTTCTATCTCTCGATTTCAGAAAGAGCGGGCACCCCTAGCCGTTTCCTCCAGGTTTATAAAATGCGAGGGCGAGATTCCCAGATGGAGCCCTTTCCATTTTTAATTTCTGATGATGGCATTAAAGTACTGAGTCCGGCTCTAACCCTACGCCGCCGAGAACATAACCTGGAGGTTGAAGAAGACACCCTTTCCACGGGGATTAGCGGCCTAGACAATCTGCTCAAAGGGGGCATTCCCTTAGGACGATCACTGATTCTCTCTGGCGTGTCGGGAACGGGCAAAACCACCTTTGCTCTCCAATTTCTAATTGAAGGAGCCAGTCAGCAAGAACGAGGATTATTACTCTCTTTTGAAGAAACCCGCGATCGCCTCTACCGCAGCGCTATTGGCTTTGGGTGGGATATAGATCGCTATGAGCAGGAAGGACTCCTTCGAGTCCTGTTTATCCCGCAAACCGATATTCGCATTGAAGAACAGCTAGAACAGCTGATTCAAGAAGTCGAGAGCTTCCAACCCCGTCGTTTAGTGGTAGACTCCCTCTCTGTGTTTCTGTATCGGGTTCAGGATCCGGCGATTCAACGAGAAAAAACCTTTCAGCTAGCAACGCTAATGCAGCGGGTTGGTGGCGTTGGTATCCTGATTTCAGATATCCCCGCCAACGATACCCGTCGTTTATCTCGGTTTGGCGTTGAAGAAACCATCGCCGATGGCACCCTGGTTTTATCCACTGAAATGGTGGGGAAACGACGGGAACGATATCTAGAAATTTTTAAGATGCGGGCCGCGGATTATGTAGCCGGTCGTCATCGGATGGAGATTACGGATACAGGCATCCAAGTCTTTTATATTAACGATCGTGAACCACCAGAGACCGTTCCTAATATTGCCAGCACTCCCTTCAGTTTTCAGCCCGTCCAGCCCTTATTTCAGGGTGATTTATCCTTTGAGACCACTTGGCTCGTGCGGGGTGAATCTGGTTTAGGCAAAACGACCCTTGCCTATCAATTCTTAATGGAAGGGTTAAAGAGCCAAGACTCCGTTTTATATATTGGCGCTGATGTCCCCACCCCTCGGACCCTGAAAGCCCTTGAAGAGCTGAGTTTTCTTCCTCAACCCTATATAGAATCTGGCCAGCTGCGTCTATTGGATATCTTTGGCTACTCCTCCCATTCCCTCAACATTGAGGATACTGAGGTGTTTCTCTACAAGCTGGCCCAGCATCTGGATGAGATGCCAAAGCCCTGTCGTGTCATTACGGATTCCCTGACGCCGCTAGCTATCGCTCATTCTCATAGCGATTTTGTCAGTCTCATCTACCGAAAAAACCGTCTTTTACATCAACCCAGTGTCGTTTTATTTGATATTTTCCTCAAAGGCATCCTAGAACCAGAGTTGAGATCCAGTCTGGTGAATGCCTACGATATTTCGATTGAACTGTACCGACCCGATTGGGGTGAAATGCACCAGCTGGGCAATTCAGGCTATCCGTCTCTGCGGATCACGAAGGCCCGGGGGGTCAAAGCGGATACGCGCCCCTATCCCTATCGGATCCGGGATGGCGAAGGTGTTGTGGTTCAAACCGACTATTACTAA